The Hydra vulgaris chromosome 11, alternate assembly HydraT2T_AEP genome contains a region encoding:
- the LOC136087355 gene encoding adenosine receptor A2a-like codes for MSKSTLEIFEVIILISIDICALTGNCMIILAFIIGPKSLKTLTNYFVVNLAVADLMVAILPLPFWIAYHIDYNIINRNAVYFFITTDVLFGITSILSLTAISLERMFAVKFPTRHFKLSSALVFIVIAFTWFIGIVFSVTQFFISFQNIRWYIAFLLVFAYIFPLFIIVVSYCIIFYAIRMMRDNSNQDGKTKQELRVAKTISVIIGLFLICWSPFFILNTVHLFCKDVHCSMLPLWLINIAKILHYSNSMMNFFVYGYRSPDFRHVFRAFLKCRLSLMQGRERSLSESINLEQSSSFKRERNIENSEEVLVTLASDEI; via the exons ATGTCAAAATCAACGTTGGAAATATTTGAAGTGATCATTTTAATATCAATTGACATTTGTGCTTTGACTGGTAACTGTATGATTATACTTGCATTCATAATTGGTCCTAAATCTTTAAAGACACTAACCAACTACTTTGTTGTTAATCTGGCTGTGGCTGATTTAATGGTAGCGATTTTGCCGCTCCCTTTCTGGATTGCATATCACATTG attACAATATTATCAATAGAAATGCAGTATATTTCTTTATTACGACGGACGTTCTCTTCGGAATTACATCAATATTAAGTCTGACTGCCATCAGTTTAGAACGAATGTTTGCTGTTAAATTTCCAACTCGTCATTTTAAATTGTCGTCAGCTTTGGTTTTTATTGTAATTGCATTTACATGGTTTATTGGAATTGTTTTCTCAGttacacaattttttatatcatttcaaaatataagaTGGTATATCGCTTTTTTACTGGTATTTGcttatatttttcctttatttataattgttgtttCTTACTGTATTATATTTTACGCAATTCGGATGATGAGAGATAACAGCAATCAAGACGGAAAAACTAAACAGGAGCTACGAGTTGCCAAGACTATATCTGTAATAATTGGATTGTTTCTTATTTGTTGGAGtcctttctttattttaaacacgGTACACCTATTTTGCAAAGATGTTCATTGTAGCATGCTACCATTATGGTTAATCAACATCGCTAAAATCTTGCATTACAGTAACAGCATGATGAATTTCTTTGTTTACGGATACCGAAGCCCAGATTTTCGTCATGTATTTCGGGCATTTTTGAAATGCCGTTTAAGTCTTATGCAAGGCAGAGAACGCTCATTATCCGAAAGCATAAATCTTGAACAAAGTTCTTCAttcaaaagagaaagaaatattgaaaatagtGAAGAGGTCTTGGTCACGCTTGCGTCTGACGAAATTTAA